Proteins found in one Bremerella volcania genomic segment:
- the der gene encoding ribosome biogenesis GTPase Der — protein MAVPQVVIIGRPNVGKSSIFNWLAGRRLAIVDDVAGVTRDRMVHLQKWNDRFFEIVDTGGIGVNDVDNLTDEIERQIQIAIDSADVILFVVDVRSGMLPLDQQVAQRLRKIDKPVVLVANKADAPHMDVEADQFYRLGRGKLVAVSTLQNRNKSDLLDVIADRLPDMEAPQDSDGLPEMKVAIVGRRNVGKSTFVNTLAQADRMIVSEVAGTTRDSVDVRFEMDGKSFVAIDTPGLRRRVSVKTDIDYYSTHRAERSIRHADMTLMFFDASQQISKVDKQLVRYISDEFKPCIFVVNKWDLYNTQMPTERWATYLHETFPMMSHVPIAFITGKTGKNVKTLLNHAQMLYKQSLSRINTGELNRILKEIIAHHPPPLHKNRKPKVYYATQVGVQPPTFVLMVNMPKAFSQSYQRYLISSFRDAVPFPEVPIKLYLKKRESSDERDDFGKVGKPEFEEEASDEFLPEIDEGGDSSVIEQYDDANEEA, from the coding sequence ATGGCGGTACCCCAAGTAGTTATCATCGGTCGCCCGAACGTCGGTAAGTCCAGTATCTTTAACTGGTTGGCCGGGCGTCGGCTCGCCATCGTCGACGACGTCGCCGGCGTCACCCGAGATCGTATGGTTCATCTCCAGAAGTGGAACGACCGCTTCTTCGAGATCGTCGATACCGGCGGAATCGGCGTGAATGACGTTGATAATCTCACCGACGAAATCGAACGCCAGATCCAAATCGCGATCGATTCGGCCGACGTCATTTTGTTCGTGGTCGACGTCCGCAGTGGCATGCTACCCTTGGACCAGCAAGTCGCCCAGCGGCTACGCAAGATCGACAAGCCGGTTGTGCTGGTCGCCAACAAGGCCGACGCGCCTCACATGGACGTCGAAGCCGATCAGTTCTACCGTCTCGGCCGCGGAAAGCTGGTCGCCGTCAGCACCCTGCAAAATCGCAACAAAAGCGATCTGCTCGACGTCATCGCCGATCGCCTTCCGGACATGGAAGCTCCGCAAGACTCCGATGGCCTGCCGGAAATGAAAGTCGCGATCGTCGGTCGCCGTAATGTCGGCAAGAGCACCTTCGTCAATACGCTCGCCCAAGCCGATCGGATGATCGTCAGCGAGGTCGCCGGGACGACCCGCGACAGCGTCGACGTACGCTTCGAGATGGACGGCAAGTCGTTCGTCGCCATCGATACGCCAGGGCTTCGCCGCCGCGTGAGCGTGAAGACCGATATCGACTACTACAGTACCCACCGAGCCGAGCGAAGCATCCGCCATGCCGACATGACGCTAATGTTCTTCGATGCCTCGCAGCAGATCAGCAAGGTCGACAAGCAGCTGGTCCGCTATATCAGCGACGAATTCAAGCCGTGCATCTTCGTGGTCAACAAGTGGGATTTGTACAACACCCAGATGCCGACCGAACGCTGGGCGACCTACCTGCACGAGACATTCCCGATGATGTCGCACGTGCCGATCGCGTTTATCACCGGGAAAACGGGCAAGAACGTCAAAACGCTGCTCAACCACGCCCAGATGCTGTACAAGCAGTCTCTTTCGCGGATCAACACCGGCGAACTGAACCGGATTTTGAAAGAGATCATCGCCCACCACCCACCACCGCTGCATAAGAATCGCAAGCCGAAGGTCTACTACGCCACGCAAGTTGGGGTTCAGCCCCCGACCTTCGTGCTGATGGTGAACATGCCTAAGGCGTTCTCGCAGAGCTATCAACGGTACCTGATTTCCTCGTTCCGCGACGCGGTCCCCTTCCCCGAGGTCCCAATCAAGCTTTACCTGAAGAAGCGCGAATCCTCGGACGAGCGGGACGACTTCGGCAAGGTCGGCAAACCGGAGTTCGAGGAAGAAGCGTCCGATGAATTCCTGCCGGAAATCGATGAAGGTGGAGATAGCTCCGTCATCGAGCAGTACGACGACGCCAACGAAGAAGCCTGA
- the ald gene encoding alanine dehydrogenase, with translation MIVGIPKEVKKDEYRIAILPVGAEELVRAGHTVVIEKDAGIGSGLTNEQYLEAGARLVDSAEEVFAHADMIMKVKEPQAEEFPLIRPGQIVFTYFHFAASRELTQGMIDSGSICLAYETLRDRRGTLPLLTPMSEVAGRMSIQEGAKYLEKPQMGQGILLGGVPGVAPAHITILGGGIVGANAAKIAAGFNADVNILDINMDRLRYLDDVMPPNVNVLFSDRHVIRHQLQLADLVVGAVLIPGAKAPMLVAREDLKLMKPGSVIIDVAVDQGGCIETSKPTSHSDPTYLVDDVLHYCVANMPGAVGRTSTFALCNVTLPWALRLANEGIEKSLASSPELLTALNIHTGKVTNEAVAGTFDLPYQPLTA, from the coding sequence ATGATCGTTGGCATTCCCAAAGAGGTCAAAAAGGACGAGTACCGCATCGCTATCTTGCCGGTTGGTGCCGAAGAACTGGTGCGCGCCGGGCACACCGTCGTCATCGAGAAAGACGCCGGGATCGGCTCGGGATTGACCAACGAGCAGTACCTGGAAGCAGGGGCCAGACTCGTCGATTCGGCCGAAGAAGTCTTCGCCCACGCCGACATGATCATGAAGGTCAAAGAGCCGCAGGCGGAAGAGTTCCCGCTGATCCGCCCCGGACAAATCGTCTTTACCTACTTCCACTTCGCCGCCAGTCGAGAGCTGACCCAAGGGATGATCGACTCCGGTTCGATCTGCCTGGCATACGAAACCCTTCGCGATCGCCGCGGCACGCTTCCTCTCTTAACCCCCATGAGCGAAGTTGCCGGACGCATGAGCATCCAGGAAGGTGCCAAGTACCTGGAAAAGCCGCAGATGGGGCAAGGCATCCTGCTGGGCGGCGTGCCTGGCGTGGCACCGGCTCATATCACGATCCTGGGTGGTGGCATCGTCGGAGCAAACGCCGCGAAGATCGCCGCAGGCTTCAACGCCGACGTGAACATCCTCGACATCAACATGGACCGCTTGCGGTACCTCGATGACGTGATGCCACCCAACGTCAACGTGCTGTTCAGCGATCGACACGTGATCCGTCATCAACTGCAGCTGGCCGACCTGGTGGTCGGTGCGGTGTTGATTCCTGGGGCGAAAGCCCCCATGCTGGTAGCTCGAGAAGACCTCAAGCTGATGAAGCCTGGGAGCGTGATCATCGACGTGGCCGTCGACCAAGGGGGCTGCATCGAGACCTCGAAACCAACGTCTCACAGCGATCCGACCTATCTGGTCGACGACGTGCTGCACTACTGCGTCGCCAACATGCCAGGCGCCGTCGGTCGCACCAGTACCTTCGCCCTGTGCAACGTCACCCTCCCCTGGGCGCTTCGCCTGGCGAACGAAGGGATCGAGAAGTCGCTGGCAAGTTCGCCTGAGCTTCTCACGGCCCTGAATATCCATACCGGCAAAGTCACCAACGAGGCGGTTGCCGGTACCTTCGATCTTCCCTATCAACCCCTGACTGCTTAA
- the mtnA gene encoding S-methyl-5-thioribose-1-phosphate isomerase, which produces MTTSTPHTTAPDPIRFVGETDGHLVLIDQTKLPVDLVHIECRDVETVWEAIKMLRVRGAPAIGIAAGYGVIVGLQTAVDQSADQFEARFHEVVEYLAGSRPTAVNLFWALDRLKATYAAEKEAGKSPADIHQALLAEARFIHEDDRQVCRAIGRHGAELIGSGNGILTHCNAGGLATADYGTALAVMFTCHDQGKSIHVYVDETRPLLQGSRLTAWELVQRDIPATLICDNMAAQVMKEGRVNAVITGADRIAANGDSANKIGTYGVALLAKAHGIPFYIAAPISTFDLTLPNGDGIPIEQRDPVEIIHGMGKQTAPENVQVYNPAFDVTPAELIAGIITEKGVISPVTPENIAQTTAS; this is translated from the coding sequence ATGACGACTTCCACACCCCACACGACTGCCCCCGATCCGATTCGCTTTGTCGGGGAAACGGACGGTCATCTCGTCCTGATCGACCAAACCAAGCTGCCGGTCGACTTGGTTCATATCGAATGCCGCGATGTCGAAACGGTATGGGAAGCCATCAAGATGCTGCGTGTCCGAGGCGCACCGGCAATCGGAATCGCTGCTGGCTATGGAGTCATCGTCGGTCTGCAAACGGCCGTCGACCAATCGGCCGACCAGTTCGAGGCCCGCTTCCACGAAGTGGTCGAGTACCTCGCAGGCAGCCGCCCCACCGCGGTCAACTTGTTCTGGGCCCTCGATCGACTGAAGGCCACCTACGCCGCCGAGAAAGAGGCTGGCAAGTCCCCTGCCGACATTCATCAGGCACTGCTGGCCGAAGCCCGCTTCATTCACGAAGACGATCGCCAGGTGTGCCGGGCCATAGGCCGCCATGGCGCCGAGTTGATCGGGTCCGGCAACGGCATCCTCACCCACTGTAACGCTGGCGGCCTGGCCACTGCCGACTACGGCACGGCCTTGGCAGTCATGTTTACCTGCCACGACCAAGGGAAGAGCATCCACGTCTATGTCGACGAAACGCGACCGCTCCTGCAAGGCTCGCGGCTGACGGCGTGGGAACTGGTGCAGCGCGACATTCCGGCGACGCTTATCTGCGATAACATGGCCGCCCAGGTCATGAAAGAAGGACGCGTCAACGCGGTCATCACCGGCGCCGATCGCATCGCCGCCAATGGGGATTCAGCCAACAAGATCGGAACGTACGGCGTGGCCCTGTTGGCCAAGGCGCACGGCATTCCGTTCTACATCGCCGCGCCGATCAGTACGTTCGACCTCACGCTACCCAACGGCGACGGCATCCCCATCGAACAGCGCGACCCGGTCGAGATCATCCACGGCATGGGCAAACAAACGGCCCCGGAAAACGTCCAAGTCTACAACCCGGCCTTCGACGTGACCCCGGCCGAACTCATCGCCGGGATCATCACCGAAAAAGGGGTCATCTCACCGGTAACCCCCGAGAACATCGCCCAAACCACCGCCAGTTAG
- the glnA gene encoding type I glutamate--ammonia ligase has product MTPKEVLALCRENDVKAVDFRFMDFPGLWQHFTIPVSHLSEDTFEDGLGFDGSSIRGWQAINESDMLVVPQPDTAFVDPFTQLPTLVLICNIQDPITREDYSRDPRNVCRKAANYLKSTGIADTCFIGPEAEFFVFDDVRFDQRPQHGFYYIDSVEGEWNRGRDEGPNLGYKLRHKEGYFPVPPADSLMDLRNEMMQTMIECGLNVEAQHHEVSTAGQCEIDMRFNEMVKMADDLLIYKYVIKNVAKRNNRTATFMPKPVFSDNGSGMHTHFSFWKDNEPLFAGSGYAGLSETALHAIGGLLKHAAAVLAFTNPTTNSYKRLVPGYEAPVNLAYSQRNRSASCRIPMYSPSPKAKRVEFRCPDPTCNPYLAFAAITMAAIDGIQNKIDPGQPLDKDIYDLPPEEAAAVPKTPGSLDEALDALAADHEFLLRGDVFTKDVIETWIEYKRKNEADAIRLRPHPYEFCLYYDI; this is encoded by the coding sequence ATGACGCCGAAAGAAGTCTTAGCCCTGTGCCGTGAAAACGATGTGAAAGCGGTCGATTTCCGCTTCATGGATTTCCCCGGTCTGTGGCAGCATTTCACCATTCCGGTCAGCCACTTAAGCGAAGATACCTTCGAAGATGGCCTCGGCTTTGACGGCTCCAGCATCCGCGGCTGGCAGGCGATCAACGAGAGCGACATGCTCGTGGTGCCGCAGCCTGATACGGCCTTTGTCGATCCATTTACGCAGTTGCCCACGCTCGTTCTGATCTGCAATATTCAAGATCCGATCACGCGTGAAGATTACTCACGCGATCCGCGCAACGTTTGTCGCAAAGCGGCTAACTACTTGAAGAGCACCGGCATCGCCGATACCTGTTTCATCGGTCCGGAAGCGGAGTTCTTCGTGTTCGACGACGTCCGCTTCGACCAACGCCCGCAGCACGGTTTCTATTACATCGACAGCGTGGAAGGGGAGTGGAACCGCGGCCGGGATGAAGGGCCAAATCTCGGTTACAAGCTGCGTCACAAAGAAGGTTACTTCCCGGTGCCGCCAGCCGACTCGCTCATGGATCTGCGGAACGAGATGATGCAGACGATGATCGAGTGCGGTTTGAACGTCGAGGCCCAGCACCACGAAGTATCGACCGCCGGTCAGTGCGAAATTGACATGCGGTTCAACGAGATGGTGAAGATGGCGGACGATCTTTTGATCTACAAATACGTGATCAAAAACGTCGCCAAGAGAAACAACCGCACGGCCACGTTCATGCCCAAGCCGGTCTTCAGCGATAACGGCAGCGGCATGCACACGCACTTCTCGTTCTGGAAGGATAACGAGCCGTTGTTCGCAGGCAGCGGCTACGCAGGCCTCAGCGAGACGGCGCTGCATGCGATTGGCGGTCTGCTGAAGCATGCCGCGGCGGTATTAGCGTTTACCAATCCGACGACCAATAGCTACAAGCGATTGGTGCCGGGGTACGAAGCCCCGGTCAACCTGGCGTACTCGCAGCGGAACCGCTCGGCATCGTGCCGCATTCCGATGTACAGCCCCAGTCCGAAGGCGAAGCGGGTGGAATTCCGCTGCCCCGATCCGACCTGTAACCCGTACCTGGCATTCGCCGCGATCACCATGGCCGCGATCGACGGGATTCAAAACAAGATCGATCCCGGCCAGCCGCTGGACAAGGACATCTACGACTTGCCGCCGGAAGAAGCGGCCGCCGTGCCGAAGACGCCAGGCTCGCTGGATGAAGCATTGGATGCGCTCGCGGCCGATCACGAGTTCCTATTGCGCGGCGACGTGTTCACGAAGGACGTGATCGAAACGTGGATCGAGTACAAGCGAAAGAACGAAGCCGACGCGATTCGTCTGCGTCCGCATCCTTATGAGTTCTGCTTGTATTACGATATTTAA
- a CDS encoding MMPL family transporter has translation MLFQKLGKFVVRYPIAILCFWTVLALAAAVLPPHWNDVTLDGDLAFLPAGLPSVEAERLFREAFPQRQAKSQLVFAISRKDEPLTEDDLRFADKMASPLQNVQGVMLYQAAIAAEASQSKPPEDELPTPVQQVMAAWEESALLDSKNWQPLWNMAFASQQYGDDDAGKQYREQAIALRPELKQETLELVPVDPINWNQFDVLTRHTLVRGDMLTSKNGHAVLIVVESRNEFMATDNIRVLQEATQYVETWRTRAQEAGLTHLDIGVTGNAAIGGEMLMAAKESIANTELYTILLVIIILLLIYRTPMLLTVPLLSIAVSFIISSWLVALLTQVHLLPGMDWFDFKVFKTSRIFIVVILFGAGTDFCLFLIGRYREELARCRDHDWAIARALAGVGEALTASAMTTVVGLGMMFFADFEKYRNSGPAIGLCLLITLLTCLTLAPAIMRFMGQTMFWPWGDTRQFVEKSRPVSAGWWERISQLVCSRPGLTLTVVVLLLGIVGFPSLYKRITTGRAVEVSYDLFGDLDDDRMAKQTALRIRNYFPLGESGPLTILAVNPAGQFMETQGQAITNQLAVTIFNTDDDVERVFTSEQPLGDRPVFTFSSRGRQILMLKNHSRTKEFFLAQEPKWSGQIALFRVLTDRNPFSNEAIALMDHIETNLQEEIATLPPPWNETKIYIQGTTPSIRDLMKVTTQDQKRIELGVIVAVFLVLLVILRRPMVCAYMILSVLFSYYVTLGITELFFRTVYADSYQALDWKVPLFLFVILAAIGQDYNVYLATRVFEEQRRLGLRDGLLRGMTTTGGIITSCGLVMAGTFASMCMGTLLGVIEIGFALTVGVLLDTFVVRTIMLPCFLALMNRFSDDEVLTQAGKPPE, from the coding sequence TTGTTGTTCCAAAAGCTGGGGAAGTTCGTTGTCCGCTATCCCATTGCCATCCTTTGCTTTTGGACGGTATTGGCGCTTGCGGCGGCGGTTTTGCCGCCGCATTGGAACGATGTGACGCTCGATGGCGACTTGGCGTTCTTGCCTGCCGGTCTGCCGAGCGTCGAAGCCGAACGCCTCTTCCGCGAAGCCTTTCCACAGCGTCAGGCGAAAAGCCAGTTGGTGTTTGCCATCAGCCGGAAAGACGAGCCCCTGACCGAGGATGATCTGCGTTTCGCGGACAAGATGGCCTCGCCGCTGCAAAACGTCCAAGGGGTGATGCTGTACCAGGCGGCGATCGCTGCGGAGGCTTCCCAGAGCAAACCACCCGAAGACGAATTGCCGACACCGGTGCAGCAGGTGATGGCCGCGTGGGAAGAGTCGGCGCTGCTCGACTCGAAGAACTGGCAACCGCTGTGGAACATGGCCTTCGCCAGTCAGCAGTATGGGGATGACGATGCTGGAAAACAGTATCGCGAGCAGGCAATTGCGTTGCGTCCGGAGCTGAAACAGGAAACGCTCGAACTCGTTCCGGTCGATCCAATCAACTGGAATCAGTTCGACGTTCTTACGCGGCACACACTGGTTCGCGGCGACATGCTGACCAGCAAGAACGGACATGCCGTGCTGATCGTGGTCGAGTCGCGCAACGAATTCATGGCCACCGACAATATCCGCGTACTGCAGGAAGCGACCCAGTACGTCGAAACTTGGCGCACCCGGGCTCAGGAAGCGGGGCTCACACATTTAGATATTGGTGTAACCGGTAACGCGGCGATTGGTGGCGAAATGCTGATGGCGGCCAAAGAGAGCATCGCCAATACCGAGCTTTACACGATTTTGCTGGTGATCATCATCCTGCTGCTGATTTACCGCACGCCGATGCTTCTGACGGTACCGCTGCTTTCGATTGCGGTGTCGTTCATCATTTCGTCGTGGCTGGTCGCGCTGCTCACGCAGGTACACTTGCTTCCAGGGATGGATTGGTTCGACTTCAAGGTATTTAAGACGTCACGAATCTTTATCGTGGTGATCTTGTTCGGGGCAGGGACCGACTTCTGTTTGTTTTTGATAGGTCGCTACCGAGAGGAACTGGCCCGCTGCCGCGATCATGACTGGGCGATCGCTAGGGCCTTGGCCGGGGTAGGGGAGGCCTTGACGGCCAGCGCGATGACGACGGTGGTCGGGCTGGGGATGATGTTCTTCGCCGATTTCGAGAAGTACCGCAACAGCGGCCCGGCGATCGGGCTTTGTCTGCTCATCACCCTATTGACCTGCCTGACGCTGGCCCCGGCGATCATGCGTTTTATGGGGCAGACCATGTTTTGGCCGTGGGGAGATACGCGGCAGTTCGTCGAGAAAAGCCGACCCGTGTCGGCGGGTTGGTGGGAACGCATTTCGCAGTTGGTATGTTCGCGGCCAGGTCTCACATTGACGGTCGTGGTGCTGCTACTTGGGATCGTCGGTTTTCCGAGTCTGTACAAACGAATCACCACCGGCCGGGCGGTTGAGGTTTCGTACGACTTGTTCGGCGATCTCGATGACGACCGCATGGCGAAGCAGACGGCGCTACGTATTCGGAATTATTTTCCACTCGGGGAAAGCGGGCCGCTGACGATCCTGGCGGTGAACCCGGCTGGCCAATTCATGGAAACCCAAGGGCAGGCCATCACCAACCAGCTTGCTGTGACGATTTTCAACACCGACGACGACGTTGAACGCGTTTTTACCAGCGAGCAGCCGCTGGGGGATCGCCCGGTTTTCACGTTTTCGTCGCGCGGGCGGCAAATCTTGATGCTCAAAAATCATAGCCGGACGAAAGAGTTCTTCCTGGCTCAGGAGCCAAAGTGGAGTGGGCAGATCGCTTTGTTCCGTGTGCTGACCGATCGCAATCCGTTTTCCAACGAAGCGATCGCGCTGATGGACCACATCGAGACCAACTTGCAGGAAGAGATTGCCACGTTGCCGCCTCCCTGGAACGAAACGAAGATCTACATCCAAGGAACGACGCCATCGATTCGCGACCTGATGAAGGTCACCACGCAGGATCAAAAGCGGATCGAGTTGGGGGTGATCGTGGCGGTGTTTCTCGTGCTGCTGGTGATCCTGCGGCGGCCGATGGTGTGCGCGTACATGATCCTCTCGGTGCTGTTCAGTTACTACGTCACGCTGGGCATCACCGAACTGTTTTTCCGCACCGTCTATGCCGATTCGTACCAGGCATTGGACTGGAAGGTGCCGTTGTTCTTGTTCGTCATTCTGGCGGCGATCGGTCAGGACTATAACGTCTACCTGGCGACGCGGGTGTTTGAAGAGCAGCGGCGACTGGGGCTGCGCGATGGGCTATTGCGCGGGATGACGACCACTGGCGGAATTATTACCAGTTGCGGTCTGGTGATGGCCGGGACTTTCGCGTCGATGTGCATGGGAACGCTGCTCGGGGTGATTGAAATTGGATTTGCCCTGACCGTCGGCGTTTTGCTCGATACGTTCGTCGTCCGCACGATCATGCTGCCATGTTTTCTCGCGTTGATGAATCGCTTTTCAGACGATGAAGTTCTCACGCAAGCCGGGAAGCCACCGGAATAA
- a CDS encoding S41 family peptidase, with the protein MHTVHKSTKLAIALLIALLSLVPATVYGQIRIPDEARIDETAVREVIANGEQLERQGRWGEALTFYEDALRLHGFDSSVQRKANLARLHYDVGRRYTDQSFVRSIDTMSRDDALRLYDEVLRKVQASYVDSPRWSDVSREGVKQLDVALKEEVFHKKNLKDADRNRIEQVRRLLNENVNWQNVSSPQQAVETANYAAELMWQNLGVKPTATILEFACGTAASLDPYTSFLTQDQLTEVYSQIEGNFVGLGVELKADSGNLLIVHAIDGSPAHQAGIRSGDRIIAVDGHLTEVISTDKAADMLKGPIGSSVRVTVVSPNQPARDMMVRRDRVEVPSVDNVHIIDDESKIGYLKITSFQKNTPADLSQAMWKLHRDGMRALVIDLRGNPGGLLTAAVDMVDLFVEQGTIVSTRGRNAREDFDYTAHMPGTWRVPLVVLIDSNSASASEIFAGAIRDHRRGTVVGQRSYGKGSVQGIFPLATAGTGLRLTTAKFFSPSGRAISRNGVVPDVNVRVAGKPDLSEVKAAVEQATSQADPVMDAGLVAAKQLLGVPGLSTRTQDQR; encoded by the coding sequence ATGCACACAGTACATAAATCAACCAAGTTGGCGATTGCTCTCCTGATCGCCCTGCTCTCTTTGGTTCCGGCGACTGTCTACGGTCAGATCCGGATTCCCGACGAAGCTCGCATTGACGAGACCGCCGTTCGCGAAGTCATCGCCAATGGCGAACAGCTCGAACGCCAAGGCCGTTGGGGTGAAGCGTTGACCTTCTACGAAGATGCCCTGCGCCTGCACGGCTTTGATTCCAGCGTGCAGCGAAAAGCGAACCTCGCACGACTGCACTACGACGTTGGCCGCCGTTACACCGATCAAAGCTTTGTTCGCTCGATCGATACGATGTCGCGCGACGACGCGCTGCGACTGTATGACGAGGTGCTGCGTAAGGTTCAGGCCAGCTACGTCGACTCGCCCCGCTGGAGCGACGTCAGCCGCGAAGGCGTGAAGCAACTGGACGTGGCTCTGAAAGAAGAGGTCTTCCATAAGAAGAACCTGAAGGACGCCGATCGCAATCGCATCGAACAAGTTCGCCGCCTGTTGAACGAGAACGTCAACTGGCAGAACGTCAGTTCGCCGCAGCAAGCGGTCGAAACGGCCAACTACGCCGCCGAACTGATGTGGCAAAACCTGGGCGTGAAGCCGACCGCCACGATCCTCGAATTCGCCTGCGGAACGGCTGCTTCGCTCGATCCTTATACCAGCTTCCTTACCCAAGATCAGCTGACCGAAGTCTACTCGCAGATCGAAGGGAACTTCGTCGGTCTGGGCGTCGAACTGAAGGCCGACTCAGGCAATCTGTTGATCGTGCATGCCATCGACGGCAGTCCAGCCCACCAGGCAGGCATCCGCTCGGGCGATCGCATCATTGCCGTCGACGGTCACCTGACCGAAGTGATTTCGACCGACAAAGCCGCTGACATGCTCAAAGGCCCGATCGGTTCAAGCGTCCGCGTCACCGTGGTCAGCCCGAACCAGCCAGCCCGCGACATGATGGTGCGTCGCGATCGCGTCGAAGTGCCGAGCGTCGACAACGTTCACATCATCGATGACGAGTCGAAGATCGGCTACCTGAAGATCACCAGCTTTCAGAAGAACACCCCGGCCGATCTGAGCCAGGCCATGTGGAAACTGCATCGCGATGGGATGCGGGCCCTGGTAATCGACCTTCGCGGGAACCCAGGCGGTTTGCTGACGGCGGCTGTCGACATGGTCGACTTGTTCGTCGAGCAAGGGACCATCGTCTCGACCCGCGGCCGCAACGCTCGCGAAGACTTCGACTATACCGCTCACATGCCAGGTACCTGGCGAGTCCCGCTGGTCGTGCTGATCGACTCGAACTCGGCCAGTGCCAGTGAAATCTTCGCCGGTGCGATTCGTGATCATCGTCGCGGAACGGTCGTCGGACAGCGTAGCTACGGCAAAGGCTCGGTGCAGGGGATCTTCCCGCTGGCAACCGCCGGAACGGGGCTTCGCCTGACCACCGCCAAGTTCTTCTCCCCCAGCGGACGAGCGATCAGCCGAAACGGGGTGGTGCCGGACGTGAACGTTCGCGTCGCTGGCAAGCCGGATCTTTCCGAAGTGAAAGCCGCCGTCGAACAGGCTACTTCGCAGGCCGATCCGGTAATGGATGCTGGCCTGGTCGCTGCCAAACAACTGCTGGGCGTGCCTGGTCTGTCGACCCGCACGCAAGATCAGCGATAA